The genomic segment CACCGGTGAGGACCGAGCGGCCCTTGGCGAGGGCAGCGAGCAGCAGGGCGCGATTGGTGATGGACTTGGAGCCCGGCGGGGTGACGCGCCCGTAGAGCGGGCCCTGCGGCGGAACGATCCTCACCGCGCGCAAGCTGTTCGTCGTCACTTCGTTTCTCCCGATTTCCGTTTTGAAAAGCGCGCCGGACTATTGGCACATTTCGGGCAGGGCAGAAAGGGCCGAGGGTTGGGGGCCTCAACTCTTTGGACTTCCCCGGCGCAGGCCGGGGCACAGCAACGAACCCGGAGTCAGGTGAGAAATCCATCGGCCCCGGCTTTCGCCGGGGAAGAACGTCCAGAGGTCGGGAACAAACTGAGCCTGGGAGGCCTGGCCCCGCCCCAAATCAGACGTGAGCGCGAGCCTCGGCCAGGGCCTTGAGATCGGCGGGCTTGAGCTGGACGCTTTCGCCGCAACCGCATTCGCCGGTCTTGTTGGGATTGTCGAACGTGAACCCGGAGCTCATCTTGCTCTCCTTGTAGTCCATCACCGTTCCGAGGAGGAACAGCGTGGCCTTGGGCTCGACATAGACATCCACGCCCTTTTCGGCGACGTGGTCGTCGCCCGGCACGGGTTCCTTGAGGTAGTTCAGCGTATAGGCCATGCCGGCGCAGCCGGCGTTCTTGACGCCGACGCGCACGCCGATAACCGGCTCATCGCTGTCTTCCATGATTTCACGGATGCGCTCGGCAGCGGCATCGCTCAGGCTCATGATCTTGAAGGGCATTCAGTCACCATCCATCGTTAGATGACGATATAGCACGTCCGACGCGAAATGCCTACCACCAGTTGAGGGCGACCTGGGCTTCCTCGCTCATGCGGTCGGGCGTCCACGGCGGATCGAAGACCATGTTGACGGTCACGTCCTGGATGCCTTCCACGGCCCGGGCCGCATTTTCGACCCAGCCGGGCATCTCGCCGGCAACCGGGCAGCCCGGAGCGGTCAACGTCATGTCGATCGTGAGGTTCCGGTTGTCATCCAGATCGACCTTATAGACGAGGCCGAGTTCATAGATGTCGACCGGGATTTCCGGGTCGTAGACGGTCTTGAGAGCGCCGATCAGGTCGCCCGTGATCCGCGCGACCTCGTCCTCGGGCAAGCCGGCGCTGGTATGCACCGTCTCGATCCGCACCGGAGCCTCGCTGGCGTTCGCCTCGACCTTGGTTTCAGCTTCTTCAGTCATCGATTATCGCCTCAAGCGAAGAAAGTACGCGCTTTTTCGATGCCCTCAACCAGCGCATCGACATCGTCCTTGCCGTTATATAGGCCGAACGAGGCCCGGCATGTAGAGGTGACGCCAAATCTGTTGAGTAGCGGCATAGCGCAATGGGTCCCTGCCCGCACGGCGATGCCGTAGCGGTCGAGGATCGTCGAAATGTCGTGGGCGTGAGCGCCGTCGATGGCGAACGAGAAGATGCCGCCCTTGCCCGGCGCGGTGCCGATGAGACGCAGCGAGTTGATTCTCTGCAAGCGCTCCTGGGCGTAAGCCGTTAGTTCTGCTTCATGTTCCGCCACGGCATCGCGACCGAGAGCATCGACGTAGTCGATGGCCGCGCCAAGGCCGATGGCCTGGACGATAGGCGGGGTGCCGGCCTCGAAACGGTGCGGCGGCTCGTTATAGGTGATGCCGTCGACGGTCACCGTATCGATCATCTCGCCACCGCCCTGATAGGGCTGCATGTCCTTGAGCAGGTCGAACTTGCCGTAGAGAATGCCGATGCCGGTGGGGCCATAGAGCTTGTGGCCGGTGGCGACGTAGAAATCGACATCGAGGTCCTGCACGTCCACCTTGAGGTGAACGGCGCCCTGGCTCCCGTCGACCAGCACCGGAATGCCGCGGGCATGGGCGATCTCGATGACGTCCTTGATCGGCGTCACCGTGCCCAGCACGTTCGACATATGCGTCACCGCAACCATCCTGGTCTTGGGGGACAACGCCTTCTCGAAGGCATCGATATCGAAGCTGCCGTCGTCGCGGACATCGACGAACTTGAGCACCGCGCCCTTGCGCTCCCGATGGAAATGCCAGGGCACGATGTTGGAATGGTGCTCCATGATGGTGACGACGATCTCGTCACCCTCGGAAATGCGCGGGCCCGCGAAGGACGACGCGACGAGATTGATCGCTTCGGTCGCGGACTTGGTGAAGATGATCTCTTCGACCTTTTTCGCGTTCAGCAGGCGCCGGGCAGCCTCGCGGCCGCCCTCATAGGCCTCGGTGGCCCGGTTCGCGAGCGTGTGCAGCCCGCGATGGACGTTGGCGTATTCGTGCCGATGGGCATAGTCCATCCGGTCCAGCACCTGCACCGGCTTCTGCGCCGATGCACCGCTATCGAGATAAACCAGCCTTTGCCCGTGGATCTTCTCCGAAAGGATCGGAAAATCCGCTCGGACCTTTGCGAGGTCGAAGCTCATTTGCCCAGCAGCCAGCTATCCACGATCGCCTTGAGCGCCTCGTTGAGAGCCTCGTCCTCGATCGGATCGAGCAGTTCCTCGAGGAAGCCGCGGACCAGCATGGTCTCGGCCTCTTCCTTGGGGATACCGCGGCTGACGAGGTAGAACAGCCAGTCCTCGTCAAGCTTGCCGCAGGTCGAGCCGTGCCCGCAGACCACGTCGTCCGCATAGATTTCGAGCTCGGGCTTGGAGAGGATCTCGGCTTCGTCCGAGAGCATCAGGCCCTGCATCATCATCTTGGAATCGGTCTTCTGGGAATCCCGCTCCACCACGATCTTGCCCTGGAACACGGCGCGCGAACGCCCGCGGGCGATCTGCTTGTAGAGTTCCTTGCTGGCCGTATTGGGCACTTCGTGGTTGACGTTGAGCGTGATGTCCCCGTGCTGCCCATCATTGACGAGATTGAGCCCGGTGAAATCGGCATAAGCCCCCTCGCCCGCGAAGCGCGAGAAGATCTGGGTACGCTCGAGCGCGGCGCCGGCATGGATCACCAGCGAGCGCAGCTTGGCGTTTTCGCCGATCTGGTACTCGACGGTGGCAAAGTGGGTCGAAGCCTTGGCCGATAGATCCACCGTGATGTGGGTCACGTTGGCGTTCGCGCCGACATCGAGATAGGTCGCGTGGTTGGCGAGATGCGCTTCCTGGCTGCCCGAATAGGTCTCGATGATGGTCGCCGAGCCGTTGTCGGCCACGAAGATGCGAGCGGAGCTGGAAGCATGCGCAGCGGCACCCTCGGTGCGGCGATCGATCTGGATGACCGGATCGACCGAGCCGTCGAGGTTGAGCACCAGGCTTTCCTTGGCGAGCGCGGTGTTGAGCCGCACGATCACGTCGTCACGGGTGGTGAGCGCCGAGCCCTCGGCCTTGCCGACGATGACGCCGGCTGGAGCCGTGCCGTGCGCCTGCACCTGGCCGTTCGCGATCATGAGCTGGAAGGCGCCGGGAACTTCGAGCGCCGGAGCGCTGGCGGAAGTCGCGGCCCCGGCCAGCGGCGGAACGCTGCGCAGCAGGGTCTTGAGGTCGGTATAGTGATAGGTCTCGACGCGGCGCGTCGGCAGGCCTGCACCGGCCAGGCGCTCGGCCTGGTCAGCGGCGCCGGCAGCGTTGAGCTGCTCGATCAGTGTGTTTTCAGCCGGCCCGAGCCGGACGGGGAAAGCTACATTCATCTGGTTCAAGCCGCCGCGTCTTCGTCGAAATCGGCATAGCCCTTGGCTTCGAGCTCGAGCGCCAGTTCCTTGCCGCCGCTCTCGACGATCTTGCCGTCCGAGAAGACGTGCACGACATCGGGAACAATGTGGTTGAGCAGGCGCTGGTAGTGCGTGATGACGAGCATGGACCGCTCGGGCGAACGCAGCGCGTTGACGCCTTCCGAAACCACCTTGAGCGCATCGATGTCGAGCCCGGAATCGGTCTCGTCGAGGATGCACATCTTGGGCTGGAGCAGCGCCATCTGCAGAATTTCGGCGCGCTTCTTCTCGCCGCCCGAGAAACCGACATTGAGCGCACGCTTGAGCATGTCGCTGTCGATATGGAGGCGGCTGCCGGCTTCCTTGACGGCCTTCATGAACTCGGGCGTCGAAAGCTCGCCTTCGTCGCGCGCCTTGCGCTGCGCGTTCATAGCAGCCTTTAGGAAGGTCATGGTGGCGACGCCCGGAATTTCGATCGGGTACTGGAACGCCAGGAAAATGCCGGCGGCAGCGCGCTCGTCGGGCTCCATCTCGAGGATGTTCTCGCCATCGAGCAGGATTTCGCCGCTCGTGACTTCGTAGTCTTCCTTGCCGGCCAGCACGTACGAAAGCGTCGACTTGCCCGAGCCATTCCGGCCCATGATGGCATGCACTTCGCCCTTGGGCAGCACCAGGTTCACGCCCTTGAGGATTTCGCGCTCTTCGATGCGAACATGCAGATCGCGGATTTCAAGCATCGGGGTGGTCATTTCGGTCTCCAATGGTAGTCGCTGCGATCGGCGCCTCAGGCGCCAGGCTCGCCGTCCCAGTAGTCAAGATTGTGTTCGCCGGCGCGCCCGATGTGGCGTAACCGCTCCGTGCCAGCACGACTGCTGACCAGGAACTTGCCGGAATCCGGATATTCACAGACTTCCGTGGCAGCGACCGTTGATACACCCAGGTATCGCAACGCGTTGCTGCCTGTATTGATGATCTGGTGGGCAGTTTCACGCCCACCGGCCGGCGCGCCGAGCACGTCGCCCGCCTTGAATGCGTAGCTTGCCGGTCCGAACCGATATGTCCCTTCACCCTCAAGGATGATGAACATTTCCTCTTCCACGTGATGATTGTGAAACGGACAAGACGACATGCCGGCCGGCACTTCGTTGTATCGAATGCCGAGGCCGCTGAGCCCGAGAAGCGACGCGAACGACGCGTCACTCCCCCTGTAGAGGCTTCCTTCTTCAAAGGCCTCCAGGGCCAGGTCGCCAATGGAGGCAATCGGGCGGGCGGGATTGCTCATCATCCCACGCTGCCTTCGAGGCTGATCGAAATGAGCTTTTGCGTCTCGACCATGAATTCCATCGGCAGGTGCTGAAGCACGTCGCGCACGAAGCCGTTGACGATCAGCGCCACCGCTTCTTCTTCCGAAAGCCCGCGCTGCAGGCAGTAGAACATCTGGTCGTCCGAGATTTTCGAGGTGGTTGCCTCGTGCTCGAAGACCGTGGAAGCGTTCTTGCTCTCGATATAGGGCACGGTATGCGCGCCGCACCGGTCACCGATCAGCAGGCTGTCGCACTGCGTGAAGTTGCGGGCGTTCTTGGCCTTGGCATGCGCCGAGACCTGGCCGCGATAGGTGTTGTCCGAGAAGCCCGCCGCGATGCCCTTGGAAATGATCCGGCTCGTGGTGTTCTTGCCCAGGTGCAGCATCTTGGTGCCGCTGTCGACCTGCTGGTAGCCGTTGGAAATGGCGATCGAGTAAAACTCGCCGCTCGAACCGTCGCCGCGCAGGATACAGCTCGGATACTTCCAGGTGATGGCCGAGCCGGTCTCCACCTGCGTCCAGGAAATCTTGGAACGGTCGCCACGGCAATCGCCGCGCTTGGTGACGAAGTTATAGATACCGCCCTTGCCGTCCTTGTCGCCCGGATACCAGTTCTGGACCGTCGAATACTTGATCTCGGCATCGGTGAGGGCAACGAGCTCGACCACGGCGGCATGGAGCTGATTTTCGTCGCGCGAGGGCGCCGTGCAGCCCTCGAGATAGCTCACATAGGAGCCTTCGTCGGCGATGATCAGCGTGCGCTCGAACTGGCCGGTCTTCTTCTCGTTGATGCGGAAATAGGTCGACAGCTCCATCGGGCAGCGAACGCCCTTGGGGATGTAGACGAACGATCCGTCCGTGAAGACCGCCGAATTGAGCGTGGCGTAATAGTTGTCGGTCACCGGCACGACCGAGCCGAGGTACTGCTTGACGAGATCGGGATATTCGCGAACCGCCTCGGAGATCGAGCAAAAGATGATGCCGTGCTTGGCCAGTTCCTCGCGGAACGTGGTGACCACGGAAACCGAGTCGAACACCGCATCGACTGCCACGTTCGAGCCGAACGGGGTCTCGGCCGCACCCTCGACGCCAGCCAGGATCGCCTGCTCCTTGAGCGGGATACCGAGCTTTTCATAGGTGCGCAGCAATTCGGGATCGACTTCCGCCAGGCTCTTGGGGCCCGTCGTGCTCTTGGGAGCGGCGTAGTAGTGGATCTCCTGGAAGTCGATCTTGGGATAGTGAACCTTGGCCCAGTTCGGCTCGGCCATGGTCAGCCAGCGCCGATAGGCATCCAGGCGCCACTCCAGCATCCATTCCGGCTCGTTCTTCTTGGCCGAGATCAGGCGAACGATGTCTTCGTTGAGCCCCTTGGGCGCCAGATCGGTCTCGATCTCGGTCTCGAAGCCGTACTTGTACTTGTCGACGTCGAGAGCCAGGACCTTCTCGACCGTATCGTGGTCGATGTTTTCCTTGAGCGTCGGAATATCGAACGCAGCCATTGTTCTTCTCCTACCTGGCGGCCGCTACGCCGCCTGTCCCTGCCGGCGCCGGTGCCGGTCCAGGACCTGTTCAAATCCCGAGAGAAACGCCGAGACGTCCTCTTCGGTGGAATTCCATCCCAGGCTGGCGCGCAGCGCGCAGTCTGAAAGTTCGGGGGCAACACCCATCGCCGCCAGCACGTGGCTCGGCCCGACCTTGCCGGACGAACAGGCAGAGCCCGAGGAGACGGAAATCCCCATCAGGTCCAGACCCATCATCGCCACGGCGTTCTTGAGGCCGGGCACCGCAAAATCGACGACGTTACCCACTCGCTGAGCTTTTTCGCCGAATACGACAAGATCACCATTCAGCTCACGCAGTCTATACATGAGTTCGAATGTCAGCTTTGCAACCAGCGCGGCATCGTAGTGTTGGGCAAAGGCTTCGGCTGCCGCGCCGAACCCGGCAACCAGGCTAGCCGATTCCGTGCCGCCGCGCCGCCCCTGCTCCTGCCCGCCGCCCGGAATGAGCCGCACGGTATCGGCATGGCTCTTGACCAGCAGCGCGCCGATTCCGACCGGACCGCCGATCTTGTGGGCGCTCAGCGCCATCATGTCGGCCGGGCGCGCGGCAAAATCGAGATCGAGCTTTCCGAGAGCCTGTACAGCATCAATGAAGAGATAATGCGGCGTCGGGCCCACCAGCGCTTCGATCTTTGCGAGCGGCTGAACGACACCGGTCTCGTTGTTGACCGCATGGACGGCCACCAGCGCGATGCCATCCTGCTGCAAGGCAACCGCGATCTCATCGGTGCGGATAACGCCATCGGCATCGAGCCCGACCACCACTACCGGCAATCCGGTCGCTTCGGCGGCCTTGCCGACAGCGGCATGCTCACCCGCACTGATGACGATCCGCTCGACCTTGAGGGCTTTGGCTCCGCCGACGATGGCCTGGGTGATGGCCTCGGTCGCGGAACCAGTAAAGACGACCTGCTTGCGCTCGGCTCCGGCTAGCCTGGCGACCTGATCCCGGCCGGTTTCGATGAGGTTGCGCAACGCCCGGCCGTGGCCGTGAACGGAGGAAGGATTGCCGACCAGATCGAGCGCAGCAAGCATCGCCGCCCGCGCCTCCGGCAGCAGCGGAGCGGAGGCATTGTGGTCGAGGTAGATCGCCGATCGCGTCATCAAAGCCACATGTGGCGCCCGTGCGCCCGCTCCTAGCCGAAACAATTCTTGAAATCGGACGCTCACTTTCTCTACAAGGAGCGCTCGCGTGCCCTATATTAAGGGCGAAACCGAGTTTCGAACAATTCTAAACTGGTTTTTTCACGCATGTTTTAGGCAGCGCCTGCGCTTTCGTCAAGCCGCGCAGCCGGACCTGTCGTGGAGAATTCCGCACAAACCGGGCCACATAAGCTCACGGGAAACGAACACATGCCAGAAGTGATTTTCAACGGTCCGGAAGGACGCATCGAGGGCCGCTACCAGCCAGGTAAGGAACCGAACGCGCCTATCGCCATCGTGCTGCATCCGCACCCCGAATTCGGGGGCACGATGAACAACCAGATCGTCTACAACCTCTTCTACATGTTCGCCCAGCGCGGCTTCTCGGTCCTGCGCTTCAACTCGCGCGGCGTCGGCCGCTCGCAGGGCGTCTTCGACCACGGCATCGGCGAACTTTCCGATGCCGCCGCCGCCCTCGACTGGCTCCAGACCCTCAACCGCGAAAGCCGCGGCTGCTGGATCGCCGGCTTCTCGTTCGGCGCCTGGATCGGCATGCAGCTGCTGATGCGCCGTCCGGAAGTGGAAGGCTTCATCTCGGTGGCGCCGCCGGAAAACCTCTACGACTTCTCGTTCCTGGCCCCCTGCCCGTCTTCGGGCCTCATCATCCATGGCGACAAGGACCGCGTGGCTCCGCCCCAGTCGGTCCAGAAGCTGGTGGACAAGCTCAAGACGCAGAAGGGCATCACCATCGAGCAGCAGATCGTGGAAGGCGCCAACCATTTCTTCGAAGGCAAGATCGACGAGCTGACCGAACGTTCGGCCGAGTATCTCGACCGCCGCCGCGCCGAGATCGCCGCCGGCAAGGGCCGCTAAGGCCCTTCCTCTCCCCCTAGACCACCAGAACCATCAGAGCCTGAACCATGGCCTTCAAGTCCGACTTCCTGAACGTCCTCGACGAGCGCGGTTTCATCCACCAGATTTCCGATCCGGAAGGTCTGGATGCGCTGGCCCTCAAGGGGCCGATCACGGGCTATGTCGGCTATGACGCCACGGCGACGAGCCTGCATATCGGCAATCTCATCACCGCCACCATGCTCTACTGGATGCAGGCGACCGGGCACCGCCCGATCGCCCTGATGGGCGGCGGCACCTCGATGGTGGGCGACCCGTCCTTCCGCGACGACCAGCGCAAGCTCCTCACGGTCGAACAGATCGAAGAGAACATCGCCGGCATCAAGAAGATCTTCGCCAAGATCATGACGTTCGGCGACGGGCCGAACGACGCCATCATGGTCAACAACGCCGACTGGCTCCTCAAGCTCAACTATGTCGAGTTCCTGCGCGACGTTGGCCGGCACTTCTCGGTCAACCGCATGCTCAGCTTCGACAGCGTCAAGCTGCGCCTCGACCGCGAGCAGTCGTTGAGCTTCCTCGAGTTCAACTACATGATCATGCAGGGCTACGACTTCACCGAGCTCAACCGCCGCTACGGCACGGTGCTGCAGATGGGCGGCTCGGACCAGTGGGGCAACATCATCAACGGCGTGGACCTGAGCCACCGCATGGGCGGCCCTCAGCTCTACGCGCTGACCACGCCGCTCCTCACCAAGTCCTCG from the Youhaiella tibetensis genome contains:
- a CDS encoding SUF system Fe-S cluster assembly protein translates to MTEEAETKVEANASEAPVRIETVHTSAGLPEDEVARITGDLIGALKTVYDPEIPVDIYELGLVYKVDLDDNRNLTIDMTLTAPGCPVAGEMPGWVENAARAVEGIQDVTVNMVFDPPWTPDRMSEEAQVALNWW
- the sufC gene encoding Fe-S cluster assembly ATPase SufC, whose amino-acid sequence is MLEIRDLHVRIEEREILKGVNLVLPKGEVHAIMGRNGSGKSTLSYVLAGKEDYEVTSGEILLDGENILEMEPDERAAAGIFLAFQYPIEIPGVATMTFLKAAMNAQRKARDEGELSTPEFMKAVKEAGSRLHIDSDMLKRALNVGFSGGEKKRAEILQMALLQPKMCILDETDSGLDIDALKVVSEGVNALRSPERSMLVITHYQRLLNHIVPDVVHVFSDGKIVESGGKELALELEAKGYADFDEDAAA
- a CDS encoding cysteine desulfurase family protein, which encodes MTRSAIYLDHNASAPLLPEARAAMLAALDLVGNPSSVHGHGRALRNLIETGRDQVARLAGAERKQVVFTGSATEAITQAIVGGAKALKVERIVISAGEHAAVGKAAEATGLPVVVVGLDADGVIRTDEIAVALQQDGIALVAVHAVNNETGVVQPLAKIEALVGPTPHYLFIDAVQALGKLDLDFAARPADMMALSAHKIGGPVGIGALLVKSHADTVRLIPGGGQEQGRRGGTESASLVAGFGAAAEAFAQHYDAALVAKLTFELMYRLRELNGDLVVFGEKAQRVGNVVDFAVPGLKNAVAMMGLDLMGISVSSGSACSSGKVGPSHVLAAMGVAPELSDCALRASLGWNSTEEDVSAFLSGFEQVLDRHRRRQGQAA
- the sufB gene encoding Fe-S cluster assembly protein SufB; the protein is MAAFDIPTLKENIDHDTVEKVLALDVDKYKYGFETEIETDLAPKGLNEDIVRLISAKKNEPEWMLEWRLDAYRRWLTMAEPNWAKVHYPKIDFQEIHYYAAPKSTTGPKSLAEVDPELLRTYEKLGIPLKEQAILAGVEGAAETPFGSNVAVDAVFDSVSVVTTFREELAKHGIIFCSISEAVREYPDLVKQYLGSVVPVTDNYYATLNSAVFTDGSFVYIPKGVRCPMELSTYFRINEKKTGQFERTLIIADEGSYVSYLEGCTAPSRDENQLHAAVVELVALTDAEIKYSTVQNWYPGDKDGKGGIYNFVTKRGDCRGDRSKISWTQVETGSAITWKYPSCILRGDGSSGEFYSIAISNGYQQVDSGTKMLHLGKNTTSRIISKGIAAGFSDNTYRGQVSAHAKAKNARNFTQCDSLLIGDRCGAHTVPYIESKNASTVFEHEATTSKISDDQMFYCLQRGLSEEEAVALIVNGFVRDVLQHLPMEFMVETQKLISISLEGSVG
- the tyrS gene encoding tyrosine--tRNA ligase, which gives rise to MAFKSDFLNVLDERGFIHQISDPEGLDALALKGPITGYVGYDATATSLHIGNLITATMLYWMQATGHRPIALMGGGTSMVGDPSFRDDQRKLLTVEQIEENIAGIKKIFAKIMTFGDGPNDAIMVNNADWLLKLNYVEFLRDVGRHFSVNRMLSFDSVKLRLDREQSLSFLEFNYMIMQGYDFTELNRRYGTVLQMGGSDQWGNIINGVDLSHRMGGPQLYALTTPLLTKSSGEKMGKSASGAVWLNPENFSPYDFWQYFRNTEDADVGRFLKIFTRLPLSEIARLEALGGNEINEAKKVLATETTAIVHGRAAADEAAETARATFEAGAIDLSLPTAEVARGELNAGLGIQAALVAAGLAASNGEARRHITSGAVRVNDELVEDERATLGENKVLPEGVIKLSVGKKRHALIRPV
- a CDS encoding HesB/IscA family protein, whose product is MPFKIMSLSDAAAERIREIMEDSDEPVIGVRVGVKNAGCAGMAYTLNYLKEPVPGDDHVAEKGVDVYVEPKATLFLLGTVMDYKESKMSSGFTFDNPNKTGECGCGESVQLKPADLKALAEARAHV
- the sufD gene encoding Fe-S cluster assembly protein SufD; translated protein: MNVAFPVRLGPAENTLIEQLNAAGAADQAERLAGAGLPTRRVETYHYTDLKTLLRSVPPLAGAATSASAPALEVPGAFQLMIANGQVQAHGTAPAGVIVGKAEGSALTTRDDVIVRLNTALAKESLVLNLDGSVDPVIQIDRRTEGAAAHASSSARIFVADNGSATIIETYSGSQEAHLANHATYLDVGANANVTHITVDLSAKASTHFATVEYQIGENAKLRSLVIHAGAALERTQIFSRFAGEGAYADFTGLNLVNDGQHGDITLNVNHEVPNTASKELYKQIARGRSRAVFQGKIVVERDSQKTDSKMMMQGLMLSDEAEILSKPELEIYADDVVCGHGSTCGKLDEDWLFYLVSRGIPKEEAETMLVRGFLEELLDPIEDEALNEALKAIVDSWLLGK
- a CDS encoding cysteine desulfurase, which gives rise to MSFDLAKVRADFPILSEKIHGQRLVYLDSGASAQKPVQVLDRMDYAHRHEYANVHRGLHTLANRATEAYEGGREAARRLLNAKKVEEIIFTKSATEAINLVASSFAGPRISEGDEIVVTIMEHHSNIVPWHFHRERKGAVLKFVDVRDDGSFDIDAFEKALSPKTRMVAVTHMSNVLGTVTPIKDVIEIAHARGIPVLVDGSQGAVHLKVDVQDLDVDFYVATGHKLYGPTGIGILYGKFDLLKDMQPYQGGGEMIDTVTVDGITYNEPPHRFEAGTPPIVQAIGLGAAIDYVDALGRDAVAEHEAELTAYAQERLQRINSLRLIGTAPGKGGIFSFAIDGAHAHDISTILDRYGIAVRAGTHCAMPLLNRFGVTSTCRASFGLYNGKDDVDALVEGIEKARTFFA
- a CDS encoding cupin domain-containing protein, which gives rise to MSNPARPIASIGDLALEAFEEGSLYRGSDASFASLLGLSGLGIRYNEVPAGMSSCPFHNHHVEEEMFIILEGEGTYRFGPASYAFKAGDVLGAPAGGRETAHQIINTGSNALRYLGVSTVAATEVCEYPDSGKFLVSSRAGTERLRHIGRAGEHNLDYWDGEPGA
- a CDS encoding alpha/beta hydrolase; its protein translation is MPEVIFNGPEGRIEGRYQPGKEPNAPIAIVLHPHPEFGGTMNNQIVYNLFYMFAQRGFSVLRFNSRGVGRSQGVFDHGIGELSDAAAALDWLQTLNRESRGCWIAGFSFGAWIGMQLLMRRPEVEGFISVAPPENLYDFSFLAPCPSSGLIIHGDKDRVAPPQSVQKLVDKLKTQKGITIEQQIVEGANHFFEGKIDELTERSAEYLDRRRAEIAAGKGR